TATGTCTCTTTGCTTTCTAGATAATCCCAAGGAACTTTCCAGAACGGCTATACCAGTTTATACTCCTGCTAGAGGCTATGCAAATTTCTTACGGGGGTCTTCTCATCCCTTCTGGTCCCAGGATATCACCTTCCCCAGGTCCCAGCCACCCTGCCCACACTGCCACCAGTGTTCCCATAATGTGTCCTGTATATCGTGCCTTCTTTGTACAGATGCAGGGCAGTGCATACCTGGGTGGCATCTCATACATGAATGCGTGGAAAATTCCCGCCTGCCTGACTGCTATTCAGTGGCCTCTGTTTCTGCTTCAAGGAACAGGGAGAGAACAGGGTCAGAAGAGTAGGTGGCCCctggcagcccccacccccagggtgaTCTCTTCCTGCCAGTGTCAGGACAGTTAAGCCGCgtgctctgctctttctctgcgGCCCAGAGCCGTGTGTCCCAAGATTGGATCCACAGGGGATTTTTCCGCTCCCAGGCACACTCTAGTGCCCAGGCATGGAATCACCCACTGCGCCGGGTCTCCCTGCTACGGAGAGGAGGTCTCCCTGCTAACTGATCGTCTCTGGTGCTGCCTCTTTCCCATTACAGGTTAGCCTGGGGCGGAAGATAAAGACATTTGCCACCAAGATGGTAATCACGAGTGGAAATGAGGAGGACAGAGAaggccaggagagagagaataaggaagAGAGTATCTTGGCGATGCTGGGGATTATCGGGACCATTCTGAACCTGATTGTTATCATATTTGTATACATCTACACCACTCTGTGAATGGCCCGGAGGGTGCTTGGAGCCCACGGGGGTGGCCGGAAGACGGGAGCCCTGCGTGTCGACACAGCCATGATCAGACGCTGTGCAAACAAGCGGGCTTGACCTACACACGCTGCTGGAGCAAATGCACCTTCGAACTTTATAAAAGGGTCACACAAACCAAGCCTGCCGCCAGGAGCAGACACTAAAGCACAATGAATCCAACAAGACTCATTCACACAACAAGGAACTCAGCGTCTTTGGCCCAGGGCCCGCGAGACCGCTCGGAAGACCAGCCTTTAACGCCGTCGGTGAGCAGATGGGGGCAGAAATCCACGGTCCCAGATCTCTGATGGCTCTCACGCCTCGGGCAAGGGCAACAGGGCAGTGTGGCTCGGGGGTGCATCACCCGGGACATGCGCTCGGCCTCCACTCCACGGACCGTTCGGAACAAAACCCTTTGACACACATCCCACCCATCAAAAGTGTCTAACTATTTGATACTGGGGagataacttatttttcttttttcattggcTTGACGTGTGTATCTGTTCATATCaaggtttataaatatatatttttaataaatgtgctCTATTTTTTAGCATGAACCAAATATTTGGAGAGGCGCTCCTGGAGTCCTAGAGCCTTCTTTGGTTTTATCTGCTTTG
This Mustela nigripes isolate SB6536 chromosome 13, MUSNIG.SB6536, whole genome shotgun sequence DNA region includes the following protein-coding sequences:
- the TUNAR gene encoding protein TUNAR isoform X1; the protein is MRQEPAAASSFTTFSSSSSPSFGSGARAPAGLWLCCVPRAPPARLRMRCSVSLGRKIKTFATKMVITSGNEEDREGQERENKEESILAMLGIIGTILNLIVIIFVYIYTTL
- the TUNAR gene encoding protein TUNAR isoform X2, coding for MVITSGNEEDREGQERENKEESILAMLGIIGTILNLIVIIFVYIYTTL